From one Lolium rigidum isolate FL_2022 chromosome 4, APGP_CSIRO_Lrig_0.1, whole genome shotgun sequence genomic stretch:
- the LOC124706576 gene encoding uncharacterized protein LOC124706576 isoform X1, with amino-acid sequence MGASADTVNATCKQLKNETAPTLFSALLGSPWAQNISMEVLVIIEKMEVLVLLTTVAYLFVATLGPQRRRSTSWFVQKGVSVAHGLSFPLGAYTIGSMRHYSASAAEINMHSICAISILILHGCTATNFRLDDIKQERRFLYRWALYYINVMPLLITLSGVQNSSLGSLLVPLYFIVEHKLCYIQSPGLLSSSSWNLNKMVSDHMYEEHTMEGCHYLVDWPLSKSKLGAPSYAAHLTGHDDQVIDIEKIWLCNSMSLDQELKDTCLSFSLFHLLRRRFFGYTFGEPKERAHDFVFKGLLLENEEGYTDCNRVFRVIDTELAFMYDFFFTKSAVIYYGSRAATILPLLSVIFLSFTAVWTVRSQKGKEKVVSLVVLASTAFLELVQVLLYWTSIWSRVSFVCQYLREHARWRTVGCCCYIFIRLNELLAKIGVHCAPNKHHWQHKLGQYSLLDFRPTLRDKLTGWFDAPPRYKLGYFQPTNIYFFDKKQTNVYLQRVRRKSRKRIDVPGQVKKALICSLKRSNGELTNGKSSFNEAA; translated from the exons ATGGGAGCAAGTGCTGATACG GTTAATGCTACCTGCAAGCAGTTGAAGAATGAGACCGCTCCTACTTTATTCAGTGCGTTGTTGGGGAGCCCATGGGCACAAAACATCAGCATGGAGGTTCTTGTCATTATCGAAAAAATGGAGGTACTTGTATTACTCACTACTGTGGCCTACCTATTCGTTGCTACCTTAGGGCCCCAGCGTCGCCGTTCAACAAGCTGGTTCGTCCAAAAAGGTGTCTCGGTCGCGCACGGTTTGTCCTTCCCACTGGGAGCATACACAATAGGTTCGATGCGACATTACTCCGCGTCCGCTGCAGAGATCAACATGCACTCCATTTGCGCCATAAGTATCTTAATCCTTCATGGCTGTACCGCTACAAATTTTAGACTCGATGACATCAAACAAGAAAGAAGGTTCCTATACCGCTGGGCGCTCTACTATATAAATGTGATGCCGCTTTTGATAACCCTAAGTGGAGTTCAGAATTCTTCCTTAGGTTCCCTACTTGTCCCTTTGTACTTTATTGTTGAACATAAATTATGCTACATACAGTCACCAGGTTTGCTGTCAAGCAGCTCATGGAACTTGAATAAGATGGTTTCCGATCACATGTATGAGGAGCACACCATGGAAGGCTGCCATTACCTTGTTGACTGGCCCCTCAGCAAATCCAAGTTGGGCGCTCCATCATATGCAGCACACCTTACAGGGCATGACGATCAAGTCATTGACATAGAGAAGATATGGCTGTGCAATAGCATGTCACTAGACCAAGAGCTAAAGGATACATGCCTTTCCTTCTCTCTTTTCCACCTGCTGAGACGGCGCTTCTTTGGGTACACCTTTGGCGAGCCCAAAGAAAGGGCACATGATTTCGTCTTCAAAGGGTTGCTATTGGAGAATGAGGAAGGTTACACGGACTGCAATCGGGTTTTCAGGGTGATTGACACCGAGCTAGCCTTCATGTATGATTTCTTCTTCACTAAATCTGCTGTCATATATTATGGATCAAGGGCAGCAACAATTTTACCCCTGCTTTCAGTCATCTTTCTATCATTTACAGCAGTGTGGACAGTCAGATCACAAAAAGGCAAGGAGAAGGTTGTCAGCTTAGTGGTACTTGCATCCACTGCTTTTCTTGAATTGGTGCAAGTGCTACTTTACTGGACTAGCATTTGGAGCAGAGTATCCTTTGTTTGTCAGTATCTCAGAGAACATGCAAGATGGAGAACAGTGGGATGCTGCTGTTACATTTTTATAAGATTGAATGAGCTTCTTGCCAAGATTGGTGTACACTGTGCACCAAACAAACACCATTGGCAGCACAAGCTTGGGCAGTACTCATTACTTGATTTCAGGCCTACACTCCGTGACAAGTTGACTGGCTGGTTTGATGCCCCTCCGAGATATAAGCTGGGTTACTTCCAACCAACAAACATATATTTTTTTGACAAAAAACAAACAAACGTTTATTTACAGAGGGTCCGTAGGAAAAGTCGAAAACGAATAGATGTACCTGGACAAGTAAAGAAGGCACTTATTTGCTCTCTGAAGCGTAGTAATGGTGAACTGACGAATGGGAAATCGtcctttaatgaggcggcttga
- the LOC124706576 gene encoding uncharacterized protein LOC124706576 isoform X2 produces MEVLVIIEKMEVLVLLTTVAYLFVATLGPQRRRSTSWFVQKGVSVAHGLSFPLGAYTIGSMRHYSASAAEINMHSICAISILILHGCTATNFRLDDIKQERRFLYRWALYYINVMPLLITLSGVQNSSLGSLLVPLYFIVEHKLCYIQSPGLLSSSSWNLNKMVSDHMYEEHTMEGCHYLVDWPLSKSKLGAPSYAAHLTGHDDQVIDIEKIWLCNSMSLDQELKDTCLSFSLFHLLRRRFFGYTFGEPKERAHDFVFKGLLLENEEGYTDCNRVFRVIDTELAFMYDFFFTKSAVIYYGSRAATILPLLSVIFLSFTAVWTVRSQKGKEKVVSLVVLASTAFLELVQVLLYWTSIWSRVSFVCQYLREHARWRTVGCCCYIFIRLNELLAKIGVHCAPNKHHWQHKLGQYSLLDFRPTLRDKLTGWFDAPPRYKLGYFQPTNIYFFDKKQTNVYLQRVRRKSRKRIDVPGQVKKALICSLKRSNGELTNGKSSFNEAA; encoded by the coding sequence ATGGAGGTTCTTGTCATTATCGAAAAAATGGAGGTACTTGTATTACTCACTACTGTGGCCTACCTATTCGTTGCTACCTTAGGGCCCCAGCGTCGCCGTTCAACAAGCTGGTTCGTCCAAAAAGGTGTCTCGGTCGCGCACGGTTTGTCCTTCCCACTGGGAGCATACACAATAGGTTCGATGCGACATTACTCCGCGTCCGCTGCAGAGATCAACATGCACTCCATTTGCGCCATAAGTATCTTAATCCTTCATGGCTGTACCGCTACAAATTTTAGACTCGATGACATCAAACAAGAAAGAAGGTTCCTATACCGCTGGGCGCTCTACTATATAAATGTGATGCCGCTTTTGATAACCCTAAGTGGAGTTCAGAATTCTTCCTTAGGTTCCCTACTTGTCCCTTTGTACTTTATTGTTGAACATAAATTATGCTACATACAGTCACCAGGTTTGCTGTCAAGCAGCTCATGGAACTTGAATAAGATGGTTTCCGATCACATGTATGAGGAGCACACCATGGAAGGCTGCCATTACCTTGTTGACTGGCCCCTCAGCAAATCCAAGTTGGGCGCTCCATCATATGCAGCACACCTTACAGGGCATGACGATCAAGTCATTGACATAGAGAAGATATGGCTGTGCAATAGCATGTCACTAGACCAAGAGCTAAAGGATACATGCCTTTCCTTCTCTCTTTTCCACCTGCTGAGACGGCGCTTCTTTGGGTACACCTTTGGCGAGCCCAAAGAAAGGGCACATGATTTCGTCTTCAAAGGGTTGCTATTGGAGAATGAGGAAGGTTACACGGACTGCAATCGGGTTTTCAGGGTGATTGACACCGAGCTAGCCTTCATGTATGATTTCTTCTTCACTAAATCTGCTGTCATATATTATGGATCAAGGGCAGCAACAATTTTACCCCTGCTTTCAGTCATCTTTCTATCATTTACAGCAGTGTGGACAGTCAGATCACAAAAAGGCAAGGAGAAGGTTGTCAGCTTAGTGGTACTTGCATCCACTGCTTTTCTTGAATTGGTGCAAGTGCTACTTTACTGGACTAGCATTTGGAGCAGAGTATCCTTTGTTTGTCAGTATCTCAGAGAACATGCAAGATGGAGAACAGTGGGATGCTGCTGTTACATTTTTATAAGATTGAATGAGCTTCTTGCCAAGATTGGTGTACACTGTGCACCAAACAAACACCATTGGCAGCACAAGCTTGGGCAGTACTCATTACTTGATTTCAGGCCTACACTCCGTGACAAGTTGACTGGCTGGTTTGATGCCCCTCCGAGATATAAGCTGGGTTACTTCCAACCAACAAACATATATTTTTTTGACAAAAAACAAACAAACGTTTATTTACAGAGGGTCCGTAGGAAAAGTCGAAAACGAATAGATGTACCTGGACAAGTAAAGAAGGCACTTATTTGCTCTCTGAAGCGTAGTAATGGTGAACTGACGAATGGGAAATCGtcctttaatgaggcggcttga
- the LOC124647905 gene encoding uncharacterized protein LOC124647905 encodes MGASAATVNATCKLVKNETTATLGYSYVGALLESPSVHMEVLVLLTPMAYLVVATLGSQRRRSTSWFIQKGLFVAHTLSFPLGAYTLGSMQSHSAAKSCMYSLWAGSLFILHACTDTSYKLDDIKQVTRSQYRYLLYYANGYLLLRTLLAAGNSSLYFLVTPLYIIAMLKLDFLKAPCVLSSSSWNLNKMVADYMYNEHTRGKFVPATMEGCHYLVDWPLNKSKLDAPSYAAQLTGNVDHVIDIEKIWLCSNLSLDQELKDTCLSFSLFHLLRRRFFGFTCGESKERAHDFVFKGLLLENEKGVTDCNRVFRVIETELAFMYDFFFTKSAVIYYGSSVAMITCLLSVIFLSLIILWTVRSQEGKEMTDSDTVISLFVLASAASLELLQLLLYWTSIWSRVSFVCGYVREQARWNTWGGCWCCMTIRLNGFFAKIGVHCAPNKHYWQHKLGQYSLLDFKPKWKLTGYFDAPPTPGHRCGIFQQTNMYLFDKKQTNTYVRRVRGKHGKSIEVPAQVKKALIYSLKRTNGVLTNGKSSLVSNEAGHLSWACARDLHSASDTSSIIMTWHIATWYCEMGTTRYGSSYLDEGAQLKTHLGVATKLSKYCAYLVVHVPKLLPGHHYDTSRVFDAVAVEANKFLLPSMRRRAKYEALRNYGLEESEASIFQSGAKLGKQLEEIQDVTRRWKVIADFWSEILLYIAPSDDVNEHIDQLTRGGELITHLWALLSHAGILQRDQPSTPPSRHRPRAESTRSSQQEIFEQAAARYEGATTTLADHLATTSPARHLADNPQMSGATLQHVLKADRLPQAPMLPDIAKSNDCHIDVPEDSIHTRESPP; translated from the exons ATGGGAGCAAGTGCAGCTACG GTTAATGCTACCTGCAAGCTGGTGAAGAATGAGACCACTGCTACTCTTGGGTATAGTTATGTCGGTGCGTTATTGGAAAGTCCAAGTGTCCACATGGAGGTACTTGTATTACTCACTCCTATGGCCTACCTAGTTGTTGCCACCTTAGGGTCCCAGCGTCGCCGTTCCACAAGTTGGTTCATCCAGAAAGGTCTCTTTGTCGCGCACACCTTGTCCTTCCCACTGGGAGCATACACACTAGGCTCAATGCAATCTCACTCCGCGGCGAAGAGCTGCATGTACTCCCTTTGGGCTGGAAGTCTCTTCATCCTTCATGCTTGTACCGATACAAGCTATAAACTCGATGACATCAAACAAGTAACAAGGTCCCAATACCGCTATTTGCTTTACTATGCAAATGGGTATTTGCTTTTGAGAACCTTACTTGCGGCTGGGAATTCTTCCTTGTATTTCCTAGTTACCCCTTTGTACATCATTGCTATGTTAAAACTAGACTTCCTAAAAGCACCATGTGTGCTGTCAAGCAGCTCATGGAACTTGAATAAGATGGTTGCTGATTACATGTATAACGAGCACACCAGGGGCAAATTTGTCCCAGCCACCATGGAAGGTTGTCATTACCTGGTCGACTGGCCCCTCAACAAATCTAAGTTGGATGCTCCATCATATGCAGCACAACTTACAGGGAATGTTGATCATGTCATTGACATAGAGAAGATATGGCTGTGCAGTAACCTGTCACTGGACCAAGAGCTAAAGGATACATGCCTCTCCTTCTCTCTTTTTCACCTGTTGAGGAGGCGCTTCTTTGGGTTTACCTGTGGCGAATCCAAGGAAAGGGCACATGATTTCGTTTTCAAGGGGTTGCTATTGGAGAATGAGAAAGGTGTCACGGACTGCAATCGGGTTTTCAGGGTGATTGAGACTGAGTTAGCTTTTATGTATGATTTCTTCTTCACCAAGTCTGCTGTCATTTATTATGGATCAAGTGTGGCGATGATTACGTGCTTGCTTTCAGTCATATTCCTATCTCTTATAATACTGTGGACAGTCAGGTCACAAGAAGGCAAGGAGATGACTGATTCTGATACTGTTATCAGCTTATTTGTACTTGCATCCGCTGCTTCTCTTGAATTGCTACAACTGCTACTTTACTGGACTAGCATTTGGAGCAGAGTATCCTTTGTTTGTGGGTATGTCAGAGAACAAGCAAGATGGAACACATGGGGAGGTTGCTGGTGCTGTATGACTATAAGATTGAATGGGTTTTTTGCCAAAATTGGTGTACACTGTGCACCAAACAAACACTACTGGCAGCACAAGCTTGGGCAGTACTCATTGCTTGATTTCAAGCCTAAATGGAAGTTGACTGGCTATTTTGACGCCCCTCCCACTCCCGGACACCGGTGTGGCATCTTCCAACAAACAAACATGTATTTGTTTGATAAAAAACAAACAAACACGTACGTGCGGAGGGTCCGTGGGAAACATGGAAAATCTATCGAGGTACCTGCACAAGTAAAGAAGGCACTTATTTATTCCCTGAAGCGTACTAATGGTGTACTGACGAACGGGAAATCATCACTAGTCTCCAATGAAGCAGGACACCTTTCATGGGCTTGTGCACGGGACTTGCACTCGGCGTCAGACACAAGCTCCATCATCATGACTTGGCACATTGCAACCTGGTACTGTGAGATGGGAACAACTAGGTATGGCTCTTCCTACCTAGACGAGGGAGCACAACTGAAGACCCATCTTGGTGTCGCCACAAAACTGTCAAAATACTGTGCATACTTGGTGGTCCACGTACCAAAGCTTCTTCCTGGGCACCACTACGATACAAGCCGTGTGTTCGATGCCGTCGCGGTAGAAGCCAACAAGTTTCTGCTGCCATCTATGAGGAGGAGGGCTAAGTACGAGGCGCTGAGGAACTACGGGCTAGAAGAATCAGAGGCTAGCATCTTCCAGAGCGGTGCCAAGCTGGGCAAGCAGCTCGAGGAGATACAAGATGTTACCAGGCGCTGGAAGGTCATAGCTGATTTCTGGTCCGAGATATTGCTCTACATCGCACCATCTGATGATGTCAACGAGCACATCGATCAGCTCACGCGGGGCGGCGAGCTCATCACCCACCTGTGGGCTTTGCTCTCCCATGCTGGAATTCTGCAGAGAGATCAACCGAGTACTCCTCCTAGCCGCCATCGTCCACGTGCGGAAAGTACTCGTTCCAGTCAGCAGGAAATTTTTGAGCAAGCTGCAGCAAGATATGAAGGAGCTACCACTACCCTGGCTGATCATTTAGCAACTACATCCCCTGCTCGACATTTGGCAGACAATCCGCAAATGAGTGGCGCTACCCTGCAACATGTTCTTAAAGCTGATAGACTGCCACAGGCACCTATGCTGCCGGATATCGCTAAATCAAATGATTGCCATATTGATGTTCCTGAAGATTCTATCCACACGCGGGAAAGCCCTCCCTGA